The Opitutales bacterium ASA1 genome window below encodes:
- a CDS encoding putative zinc-binding peptidase, with amino-acid sequence MKIFSCPECAQVVFFENQSCVRCGSLLAFVPEKRAMLALESEPVDPTAASPRHRVRSRDGSAAAGGLAAVSLCINRVRYGVCNGVVEDASTDCLCSSCRFTKIVPDPGSPEVVEKWIRLEGAKRRLLYAFDTLGLDVRPLNEGEPGGLSFAFLQPSEDGARVVTGHADGLITVDLSEADEVHRAKTKSDLGEPYRTLLGHLRHESGHYFWDRLVRNDGGLLGTFRGLFGDERADYAASLDRHYAHGAPSGWEQTHVSAYATMHPWEDWAETWAHYLHIVDTLETASAYGLALQPHVVGGSPAEHLAVSDWSPSDFDDLYKAWVPVTMALNSFNRGMGLSDLYPFVLAAPAVEKLRFVHAVVRGAADAGGATAERGAS; translated from the coding sequence ATGAAGATATTCTCGTGCCCCGAATGCGCGCAGGTGGTGTTCTTCGAAAATCAGTCCTGTGTGCGCTGTGGTAGCCTACTCGCGTTCGTCCCCGAGAAGCGTGCTATGCTCGCGCTCGAATCCGAACCCGTGGATCCGACGGCGGCTTCCCCCCGACATCGCGTGCGGTCTCGGGATGGTTCGGCGGCAGCGGGCGGGCTCGCGGCCGTGTCGTTGTGCATCAACCGGGTGCGATACGGCGTGTGCAACGGTGTCGTGGAAGACGCATCGACCGACTGTCTGTGTTCATCGTGCCGCTTCACGAAGATCGTGCCCGATCCCGGGAGTCCGGAGGTCGTGGAAAAATGGATACGACTGGAGGGTGCGAAACGACGGTTGCTCTACGCGTTCGACACGCTCGGATTGGACGTGCGTCCGCTCAACGAGGGCGAGCCCGGCGGGCTCTCGTTCGCGTTCCTGCAACCTTCGGAGGACGGTGCACGCGTCGTGACCGGGCATGCGGACGGTTTGATCACGGTCGATCTGAGCGAGGCGGACGAGGTCCATCGGGCCAAGACGAAGTCCGACCTCGGCGAGCCGTATCGCACGCTTCTCGGCCATTTGAGGCATGAAAGCGGACACTACTTCTGGGATCGTCTCGTGAGGAACGACGGAGGTCTTCTCGGGACGTTTCGCGGTCTGTTCGGAGACGAACGGGCGGACTACGCCGCCTCGCTCGACCGCCACTACGCGCACGGCGCACCGTCGGGCTGGGAGCAGACGCACGTGAGCGCGTACGCGACCATGCATCCGTGGGAGGATTGGGCGGAGACGTGGGCGCACTATCTCCACATCGTGGATACACTGGAGACGGCGTCCGCGTACGGTCTCGCGTTGCAGCCGCACGTGGTCGGGGGATCACCTGCGGAGCACCTCGCCGTCTCGGATTGGTCGCCTTCCGACTTCGACGATCTCTACAAGGCATGGGTGCCGGTGACGATGGCGCTCAACAGCTTCAACCGCGGCATGGGGCTCTCGGACCTGTATCCTTTCGTCTTGGCGGCTCCGGCCGTCGAAAAGCTCCGTTTCGTGCACGCAGTCGTGCGCGGTGCGGCC